The DNA region TATATAACAACACCGAATACAATTTTTAAGAACACCTTTAAGTTGCCACCTGGTCATTTTCTTAAAATAAACCTTGAATCTAAAAAAATTAAAATTAAAGAATATTGGAGTGTTTTGGATTGTTATAGAAAACCTAAACTAGATATTTCTTATGATGATGCCAAGACAAAATTACATAATTTATTAAAATCTGCTTTTAAATATAGATTGGTATCAGATGTACCTGTTGGAATTTTTCTGAGTGGTGGAATTGACAGCTCTGCTGTTGCATCAATACTACAGAGTGAATTAGATGAGAAAATCAACACATTCACTATTGGATTTGAAAATGAGAGTTATAATGAAGCTCCTGTTGCCAAAGAGATAGCAAGTATTTTGGGGACAAATCATACAGAAATAATATGTAGATCAGATGATGCTAAAGATTATATAGAAAGAATACCTTTTTACTATGACGAGCCATTTGCTGATTCATCAGCAATACCAACGTTATTAATAAGTAAGAAATCTGCAGTTGAAGTAAAAGTTGTGTTATCTGCTGATGCTGGAGATGAAATATTTGCTGGATATTATAAATATGTTGCTGGTCTTAAGTATTTAGAAAAAATTGAAATAATACCTAAATTCTTAAGATTTTTAATTTCTAAGGGTTTAACATTATTCAAGTTAAAAAGTAGAAGGATGATTTTACTAAAAAACCTATTAATTTTAGATAAAAAAAAATGGGCATCATTTATTCTACAGGGTATGAGCAGTATATTTTCTGATGATGAAATAAAGAATATCCTTATCACAACAAATACTAGTTTTGACAATTTTAAAAATACTGAATATTATAACGATTGGTTATCTACTATGCAGGCAATTGACTACCAAACATACTTAGTTGATGATATTTTGGTTAAAGTAGATAGAGCCACCATGCATAGCTCTATAGAGGGTAGAGAACCGTTTTTGGATCATAGAATCATTGAATATGTAGCACAATTGCCTTCAGAATATAAATATGATGGAAGAGTTTCAAAAAAAATACTAAAAGACATTGTATATGAGTATGTTCCGAAAGAATTGATAGACCTACCGAAGTCAGGATTTTCAATTCCAATATATGATTGGTTAAGAACTGATTTAGCGTATTTAATACCGAAATATATTAATGAGAACGAAATATTGAAACAAGGTTTGTTTAATTTAGATGAATTAAACAAAAGATTAAAATCATTCCGTCAAGGAGATAATATTTCTTCAGAGTACATCTGGCGTATTCTTGTTTTTCAAATGTGGTACAATAAATGGATGAAGATTTAAACTATGCATAAATATATTTTTTATTTATTAGTTTTTATTATAACGTCAGATATAAATGGTTTCTTGAGTAAAACTTTCGAGACGGTAGGATTTTTATCAATTTTTATTCTTTTGCTTGCAAGTTATTTATTTGTAATTGTAATTGGCAATAGATTGAGAATTTCTTCAATGGCTAGATTTATGATATTCTTTATTTTTTTTTGGCTGATATATGGAGCTTTAATTTATTATACCAAGGGTATAGATTATGGAGACCCTATCTTTAGGATAAGATCTTATTTGCCATCGATTTTAATATTGTACGTGTTACATGCACTTTTTTTAAATTACTTATATAATAATAGACTTGATAGTATTATTAAATTAATAACAATTTCCTTAATATTTAATGCTTTAGCTATTGTTTTTACTAATGATAGCTCATTTTTAATTCTTACGGGGGATAGAGCTTCAGGTTTTATTGCCAGCGTAAATCAGGCCGGTTATATCGCTGTTACTGGGCAAATATTTACTTTATTTTGTTATCTAAATTACCCAAATATTAGAAATAGATACAAAATTTTATTGATTTTATGTTATTTTTTGACTCTTAGAGCTGGCTTTATGACTTTTTCTAAAGGAGCCATAGTAAATAGTGTTATAGTATTTATAATATTTTTATTTTTTATTAATAGAAACCATTTTAAAACTTTAAAAGAAGCTATAAAATGGAAGTCAAATAAAATTATTTTCAGAATAATATTATTACTAGCTATTATAATTGGTCCTATTTACTG from Aureibaculum sp. 2308TA14-22 includes:
- the asnB gene encoding asparagine synthase (glutamine-hydrolyzing), producing the protein MCGIAGIIDFKENVELTTLEEMTNDISHRGSDGKGSIIRKIKHSSIGFGHRRLSIIDLSPLGHQPMSFENYEIVFNGEIYNYSEIKEELKILGHSFASNSDTEVILHAYAQWSDKCVDKFIGMFAFAILDKTANEVFLARDRAGVKPLFYYKNEDLFLFGSELKSFHCHNKFKKEINSSALVPYMKYGYITTPNTIFKNTFKLPPGHFLKINLESKKIKIKEYWSVLDCYRKPKLDISYDDAKTKLHNLLKSAFKYRLVSDVPVGIFLSGGIDSSAVASILQSELDEKINTFTIGFENESYNEAPVAKEIASILGTNHTEIICRSDDAKDYIERIPFYYDEPFADSSAIPTLLISKKSAVEVKVVLSADAGDEIFAGYYKYVAGLKYLEKIEIIPKFLRFLISKGLTLFKLKSRRMILLKNLLILDKKKWASFILQGMSSIFSDDEIKNILITTNTSFDNFKNTEYYNDWLSTMQAIDYQTYLVDDILVKVDRATMHSSIEGREPFLDHRIIEYVAQLPSEYKYDGRVSKKILKDIVYEYVPKELIDLPKSGFSIPIYDWLRTDLAYLIPKYINENEILKQGLFNLDELNKRLKSFRQGDNISSEYIWRILVFQMWYNKWMKI
- a CDS encoding O-antigen ligase family protein; this encodes MHKYIFYLLVFIITSDINGFLSKTFETVGFLSIFILLLASYLFVIVIGNRLRISSMARFMIFFIFFWLIYGALIYYTKGIDYGDPIFRIRSYLPSILILYVLHALFLNYLYNNRLDSIIKLITISLIFNALAIVFTNDSSFLILTGDRASGFIASVNQAGYIAVTGQIFTLFCYLNYPNIRNRYKILLILCYFLTLRAGFMTFSKGAIVNSVIVFIIFLFFINRNHFKTLKEAIKWKSNKIIFRIILLLAIIIGPIYWSSLLLELTKDQIARLNQVGILFLGQIDSETTTGRIELVDIAIDFIQSDSFLGRGLDTFHRLGSGELPGPHNEFLLILGEIGIIGLLLYISFYVVVLFNIFRLDSGRSKFLILSLTVVLILDNMVSHNVFFNKFAILIIAFICAFVQYKKIPKVTV